In Halorubellus sp. JP-L1, one DNA window encodes the following:
- the psmA gene encoding archaeal proteasome endopeptidase complex subunit alpha: MQDTNQMAYDRGITLFSPDGRLYQVEYAREAVKRGTSTVGVRTDAGVVLAADKRSRSPLMEGESVEKIHELDAHLAVATAGHVADGRRLVDYARRDAQVNRLRYGERIGVSTATRHLSDFVQGYTQIGGARPFGVAMLVAGVDRDGRPRLFETDPSGTAYEWQAVAVGANRAEVQSFLEEHYDADGDLDDAISLAIRAIGAPSEDALDAEGVAVVTVDAESERVVRLAESEVAEYLADLDDEPSDETDEGSNGTDEGADGTDEASNEAETESVGDDDSPDSGTE, translated from the coding sequence ATGCAGGACACCAACCAGATGGCGTACGACCGCGGCATCACGCTCTTCTCGCCGGACGGCCGGCTCTACCAGGTCGAGTACGCGCGGGAGGCCGTCAAGCGCGGGACGTCGACGGTCGGCGTCAGGACGGACGCTGGCGTCGTGCTCGCTGCCGACAAGCGCTCCCGGTCGCCGCTCATGGAGGGCGAGAGCGTCGAGAAGATACACGAACTCGACGCGCACCTCGCGGTCGCGACCGCCGGCCACGTCGCGGACGGCCGTCGGCTCGTCGACTACGCGCGACGGGACGCGCAAGTGAACCGACTCCGGTACGGGGAACGCATCGGCGTCTCGACCGCGACCCGACACCTCTCGGACTTCGTGCAGGGGTACACGCAGATCGGTGGCGCACGACCGTTCGGGGTGGCGATGCTCGTCGCCGGCGTCGACCGCGACGGGCGCCCGCGACTGTTCGAGACCGACCCGTCGGGGACCGCCTACGAGTGGCAGGCGGTCGCGGTCGGCGCGAACCGCGCCGAAGTCCAGTCGTTCCTCGAGGAGCACTACGACGCGGACGGCGACCTCGACGACGCCATCTCGCTCGCGATCCGCGCGATCGGAGCGCCCAGCGAGGACGCGCTCGACGCCGAGGGCGTCGCGGTCGTCACCGTCGACGCGGAGAGCGAGCGCGTCGTCAGACTCGCCGAGAGCGAGGTCGCGGAGTACCTGGCGGACCTCGACGACGAACCGTCCGACGAGACGGACGAAGGGTCCAACGGGACGGACGAGGGGGCTGACGGAACGGACGAGGCGTCCAACGAGGCGGAAACCGAGTCCGTGGGCGACGACGATAGCCCGGATTCGGGCACGGAGTGA
- a CDS encoding DUF1918 domain-containing protein, with the protein MSFEEDDAVILHDEHSEYDGEEGTITQVMESMFGDANYTISFEDGQESGVPEDSLELVEGDSDDETDEE; encoded by the coding sequence ATGAGCTTCGAGGAAGACGACGCGGTCATCCTGCACGACGAGCACAGCGAGTACGACGGCGAGGAGGGCACCATCACGCAGGTCATGGAGTCCATGTTCGGCGACGCGAACTACACCATCAGCTTCGAGGACGGCCAGGAGTCGGGCGTCCCCGAGGACTCCCTCGAGCTCGTCGAGGGCGACTCGGACGACGAAACGGACGAGGAGTAG
- a CDS encoding class I SAM-dependent methyltransferase: protein MKRPIEEHAARFDEMAASYDDQQNDTDEYRACVSLVVEAARAVVDEDATVLDLGCGTGAIALSLAEDAGRVIGRDISAGMLEEAREKAADAGLENVSFDEGRFREPNVDEDVDVVVSNFAMHHLADDEKRDALRAVAALDPDRFVLGDVMFFGLPDPDEPFYSPEVDDPATVGVLAEAYTDAGFALTDATAVHDQVGVLVGDDLPALVDLAGVEDGASEDA, encoded by the coding sequence ATGAAGCGACCGATCGAGGAGCACGCGGCGCGATTCGACGAGATGGCCGCATCCTACGACGACCAGCAGAACGACACCGACGAGTACCGGGCGTGCGTCTCGCTCGTCGTCGAGGCGGCGCGCGCGGTCGTCGACGAGGACGCGACGGTGCTCGACCTGGGGTGTGGGACCGGCGCGATCGCGCTGTCGCTCGCCGAGGACGCGGGGCGAGTGATCGGCCGCGACATCAGCGCGGGGATGCTCGAGGAGGCCCGCGAGAAGGCTGCCGATGCTGGATTGGAGAACGTCTCGTTCGACGAGGGTCGGTTCCGGGAGCCGAACGTCGACGAGGACGTCGACGTGGTGGTGTCGAACTTCGCGATGCATCACCTCGCGGACGACGAGAAGCGCGACGCCCTGCGGGCGGTCGCGGCGCTCGACCCGGACCGGTTCGTGCTCGGCGACGTGATGTTCTTCGGCCTCCCGGACCCCGACGAGCCGTTCTACTCCCCCGAGGTCGACGACCCCGCGACCGTCGGCGTGCTCGCGGAAGCGTACACGGACGCCGGGTTCGCGCTCACGGACGCGACCGCCGTCCACGACCAGGTCGGCGTGCTCGTCGGCGACGACCTCCCAGCCCTCGTCGACCTCGCCGGCGTCGAAGACGGAGCGAGCGAGGACGCATGA
- a CDS encoding RNA-binding protein, which translates to MPTVPFHYVDVRTFAYATEDAKRVEQALRHFLPADVEVERTESEGHHGDRIDILSARIENADDVRYALSRLANLPDLGGLVDELDDRVTEHTEFFLHLDKQAAFNGETARGEGITFRAKVEAYPAKREKAVENARETLEALEAHEVRVPDPDQEDDETDAEEDDADGA; encoded by the coding sequence ATGCCGACCGTTCCGTTCCACTACGTCGACGTGCGAACGTTCGCGTACGCCACCGAAGACGCGAAGCGCGTCGAGCAGGCGCTCCGTCACTTCCTGCCGGCGGACGTCGAGGTCGAACGTACCGAGAGCGAGGGCCATCACGGCGACCGCATCGACATCCTGTCGGCGCGCATCGAGAACGCGGACGACGTCCGGTACGCGCTGTCGCGGCTCGCGAACCTTCCGGACCTCGGCGGGCTCGTCGACGAACTCGACGACCGCGTGACCGAGCACACCGAGTTCTTCCTGCACCTCGACAAGCAGGCGGCGTTCAACGGCGAGACCGCTCGCGGCGAGGGCATCACGTTCCGCGCGAAGGTCGAGGCGTACCCGGCCAAGCGCGAGAAGGCCGTCGAGAACGCTCGCGAGACCCTGGAGGCCCTGGAGGCCCACGAGGTCCGCGTTCCCGACCCCGACCAGGAAGATGACGAGACCGATGCCGAGGAAGACGACGCCGACGGGGCGTGA
- a CDS encoding NUDIX hydrolase, which translates to MPVDDLWFLADRASQVGERAYHRLDDRHEEYLACDQCRDVCREQFERVAQRVADSGTPYGAHTVVYRDCGDLLLVYHEGVDKWVVPGGGVEPEESLREAAERELAEEAGVVADYEGLALLGRVEVRHGSYAVSGALPVFAARARTHEPSVSDPDGEISAARWFDVLPEDTRDREDLRQWRDRALPA; encoded by the coding sequence ATGCCGGTAGACGACCTCTGGTTCCTCGCTGACCGAGCGAGCCAGGTCGGCGAGCGCGCGTACCACCGCCTGGACGACCGCCACGAGGAGTACCTCGCCTGCGATCAGTGCCGCGACGTCTGCCGCGAGCAGTTCGAGCGCGTCGCCCAGCGCGTCGCGGACTCCGGCACACCCTACGGAGCGCACACTGTCGTCTACCGCGACTGCGGGGACCTCCTGCTCGTCTACCACGAGGGCGTCGACAAGTGGGTGGTGCCCGGCGGCGGCGTCGAGCCCGAGGAGTCGCTCAGGGAGGCCGCGGAACGCGAACTCGCGGAGGAGGCCGGCGTCGTCGCGGACTACGAGGGCCTCGCGCTCCTCGGCCGCGTCGAGGTCCGGCACGGCTCGTATGCCGTCTCGGGCGCGCTCCCGGTGTTCGCCGCGCGAGCGCGAACGCACGAGCCGTCGGTCTCGGACCCGGACGGCGAGATCTCGGCCGCGCGCTGGTTCGACGTCCTCCCCGAGGACACGCGCGACCGCGAGGACCTCCGGCAGTGGCGCGACCGCGCGCTCCCCGCCTGA
- a CDS encoding Rpp14/Pop5 family protein — MKHLPKHLRPKWRYVAVGIETDPDVSLDRGAFQRELWYAAQNLLGDAGSADADGTVVRFQFADGDGRAVVRARRDHVEPLRAALACIESVGDATSAISILGVSGTIRACEDKYVDGPSDEVERREVVFEGATRSAVVGGDRLAVDADGRRAYATVDDVE; from the coding sequence ATGAAGCACCTCCCGAAGCACCTGCGGCCGAAGTGGCGCTACGTCGCCGTCGGCATCGAGACCGACCCGGACGTCTCGCTCGACCGCGGCGCGTTCCAGCGCGAGCTCTGGTACGCCGCCCAGAACCTCCTCGGTGACGCGGGAAGCGCGGACGCCGACGGCACCGTCGTCCGGTTCCAGTTCGCGGACGGCGACGGCCGCGCGGTCGTTCGTGCGCGCCGCGACCACGTCGAGCCGCTCCGTGCGGCCCTGGCGTGCATCGAGTCGGTCGGGGACGCGACGTCCGCAATCTCGATTCTGGGCGTCTCCGGCACCATCCGGGCGTGCGAGGACAAGTACGTGGACGGCCCGTCGGACGAGGTCGAGCGCCGCGAGGTCGTCTTCGAGGGAGCGACGCGATCGGCGGTCGTCGGCGGTGACCGCCTCGCGGTCGACGCCGACGGCCGGCGAGCGTACGCGACCGTCGACGACGTGGAGTGA
- the hflX gene encoding GTPase HflX: MTRAVVAKRVDSGTASLEEIRDLAEAAGYDVVGEVTQTRKEDPAMHFGEGKADELAATVRASDASVVIFDNSLGPYQTYNLGGKLPEGVELLDRFTLILEIFGQRAQTRKAQLQVELAELRYELPRAEAKTSLAKRDEHPGFMGLGEYDESREQDIKNQISRIRDELERIEQTEQSRRERRRQSGFDLVALAGYTNAGKSTLLRRLAVDHDVDENDDLHPDLDTTAESQNQLFTTLGTTTRRADVDGRDVLLTDTVGFISDLPHWLVESFKSTLDSVYRADLVLLVVDVSEDVEAIREKLVTCHDTLYERNEAPIVTVLNKTDLVDDRELERKREAISALAPNPVAVSGKEGLNLEALEARIVEELPDWQRERLVLPMTEDTMSVVSWLHDEANVDDVEYGDDDVVVDFEARPAVVEQARSRAAELGAVEGAV, translated from the coding sequence ATGACGCGGGCTGTGGTCGCGAAGCGCGTCGACTCGGGAACGGCGTCGCTCGAGGAGATCCGTGACCTCGCCGAGGCGGCGGGGTACGACGTCGTCGGCGAGGTCACGCAGACGCGAAAAGAGGACCCCGCCATGCACTTCGGGGAGGGGAAGGCCGACGAGCTCGCGGCGACGGTCCGTGCGAGCGACGCGAGCGTCGTCATCTTCGACAACAGCCTCGGGCCGTACCAGACGTACAACCTCGGCGGGAAGCTCCCCGAGGGCGTCGAGTTGCTCGACCGGTTCACGCTCATCCTCGAGATCTTCGGGCAGCGGGCACAGACCCGGAAGGCCCAGTTACAGGTCGAGCTCGCCGAGCTCCGGTACGAGCTCCCGCGCGCGGAGGCGAAGACGAGTCTCGCGAAGCGCGACGAGCACCCGGGGTTCATGGGGCTCGGGGAGTACGACGAGAGTCGCGAGCAGGACATCAAGAACCAGATCTCGCGCATCAGGGACGAGCTCGAGCGAATCGAGCAGACCGAGCAGTCCCGCCGCGAGCGACGCCGACAGTCCGGGTTCGACCTGGTCGCATTGGCGGGGTACACGAACGCGGGGAAGTCGACGCTCCTGCGTCGGCTGGCGGTCGACCACGACGTCGACGAGAACGACGACCTCCACCCTGACCTGGACACGACCGCGGAGAGCCAGAACCAGTTGTTCACGACGCTCGGAACGACGACGCGTCGCGCGGACGTCGACGGCCGGGACGTGCTCCTGACGGACACGGTCGGGTTCATCTCGGACCTGCCCCACTGGCTCGTGGAGTCGTTCAAGTCGACGCTCGACTCCGTCTACCGCGCGGACCTCGTGCTCCTCGTCGTGGACGTGAGCGAGGACGTGGAGGCGATCCGCGAGAAGCTCGTGACGTGTCACGACACGCTCTACGAGCGCAACGAGGCGCCGATCGTGACGGTCCTGAACAAGACCGACCTCGTCGACGACCGGGAACTGGAGCGAAAGCGCGAGGCCATCTCGGCGCTCGCACCGAACCCCGTGGCGGTATCGGGCAAGGAGGGCCTGAACCTGGAGGCGCTCGAGGCCCGCATCGTCGAGGAACTCCCGGACTGGCAGCGCGAGCGGCTCGTGCTCCCGATGACGGAGGACACGATGAGCGTCGTGTCGTGGCTGCACGACGAGGCGAACGTCGACGACGTGGAGTACGGCGACGACGACGTCGTCGTGGACTTCGAGGCACGGCCGGCGGTCGTCGAGCAGGCGCGCTCGCGGGCGGCGGAGCTGGGGGCGGTCGAGGGCGCCGTCTGA
- the pyrB gene encoding aspartate carbamoyltransferase, whose amino-acid sequence MRHDHLLTARQLSREDVEEVLDRAAELDADPSAARERNAGTLLGLCFFEPSTRTKMSFEAAIKRLGGDVVDMGSVDSSSVKKGESLADTVRVVEGYADALVLRHPLEGSAKMASEYVDVPLVNAGDGAGHHPTQTLLDLYTIRETAGLDDLTIGIMGDLKYGRTVHSLATALTNFDAHQHFVSPESLKLPRSVRYDLHEAGASVREHTELEEVLPSLDVLYVTRIQRERFPDENEYQKVAGQYRIDEATLEAASDDLTVMHPLPRVDEIAPEVDESYAAQYFEQAHNGVPVRMALLDLLMEGER is encoded by the coding sequence ATGCGTCACGACCACCTGCTCACGGCGAGACAACTCTCGCGCGAGGACGTCGAGGAGGTCCTCGACCGGGCCGCGGAGTTGGACGCCGACCCGTCGGCCGCTCGGGAACGCAACGCGGGGACACTGCTCGGGTTGTGCTTCTTCGAGCCCAGTACCCGCACGAAGATGAGCTTCGAGGCCGCCATCAAGCGCCTCGGCGGCGACGTCGTCGACATGGGGAGCGTCGACTCCTCCTCGGTGAAGAAGGGCGAGAGCCTCGCGGACACCGTCCGCGTCGTCGAAGGATATGCGGACGCGCTCGTCCTCCGGCACCCACTCGAGGGGTCGGCAAAGATGGCGAGCGAGTACGTCGACGTGCCGCTCGTGAACGCGGGCGACGGCGCCGGTCACCACCCGACGCAGACGCTACTCGACCTGTACACGATCCGGGAGACCGCGGGCCTGGACGACCTCACGATCGGGATCATGGGCGACCTGAAGTACGGGCGGACCGTCCACTCGCTGGCGACCGCGCTCACGAACTTCGACGCCCACCAGCACTTCGTGAGTCCGGAGTCGCTGAAGCTCCCGCGGTCGGTTCGCTACGACCTCCACGAGGCCGGTGCGTCCGTCCGCGAGCACACGGAACTGGAGGAGGTCCTGCCGTCGCTCGACGTCCTGTACGTGACGCGCATCCAGCGCGAGCGGTTCCCGGACGAGAACGAGTACCAGAAGGTCGCGGGCCAGTACCGGATCGACGAGGCGACCCTGGAGGCGGCGAGCGACGACCTGACCGTGATGCACCCGCTGCCGCGCGTCGACGAGATCGCACCCGAGGTCGACGAGTCGTACGCGGCGCAGTACTTCGAGCAGGCGCACAACGGCGTCCCGGTTCGGATGGCGTTGCTCGACTTGCTCATGGAGGGAGAGCGATGA
- the pyrI gene encoding aspartate carbamoyltransferase regulatory subunit: protein MTEKELRVSKISSGTVIDHVRAGQALNVLAILGIDGSGGEEISIGMNVPSDALARKDVVKVEGRELSQDELDVLSIIAPDATVNIVRDYDVAEKHRVERPGRVTGVLECPNRNCITTADEPVETAFEVLSDGVRCEYCDTIVREDLADLIAD from the coding sequence ATGACGGAGAAGGAACTCCGCGTCTCGAAGATCTCGAGCGGGACCGTGATCGATCACGTTCGCGCCGGCCAGGCGTTGAACGTGCTCGCGATCCTCGGGATCGACGGCTCGGGCGGCGAGGAGATCTCGATCGGGATGAACGTTCCGTCGGACGCGCTCGCGCGCAAGGACGTCGTGAAGGTCGAGGGCCGCGAACTCAGTCAGGACGAACTCGACGTGCTCTCGATCATCGCGCCGGACGCGACCGTGAACATCGTCCGCGACTACGACGTGGCCGAGAAGCACCGCGTGGAGCGCCCCGGGCGCGTGACGGGCGTGCTCGAGTGTCCGAACCGGAACTGCATCACGACTGCGGACGAACCCGTCGAGACGGCGTTCGAAGTCCTGAGCGACGGCGTACGCTGCGAGTACTGCGATACGATCGTCCGCGAGGACCTCGCCGACCTCATCGCGGACTGA
- a CDS encoding RNase P subunit p30 family protein: MTGGGDSTGGDGTGRDVGFYEGVHARPDGESSVRRCAAHAANLGYDGLVVRNHGDARSDVDLEAVSETADLDVVDGLEVRADSPEQASGYVGNYRPKYTVLLVHGGSNRMNRFAVEQDRVDVLAHPMRGDGDVNHVLAKAAAEHGVRLEFDFANVLRATGGRRVQALSDLRKLRELVEQYDAPYVVSAVGTSHRHLRGPRALAAVGETIGFSREQIHDGLREWGHIVARTREVRHPDFVEPGVRRGRYADRNDGSDSIGGVDR; the protein is encoded by the coding sequence ATGACGGGCGGCGGTGATTCGACCGGCGGCGATGGGACCGGTCGAGACGTCGGATTCTACGAAGGCGTACACGCTCGGCCGGACGGCGAGTCCTCGGTCCGGCGGTGTGCGGCGCACGCGGCGAACCTCGGGTACGACGGGCTCGTCGTACGGAACCACGGCGATGCGCGGAGCGACGTCGACCTCGAGGCGGTGAGCGAGACCGCGGACCTCGACGTCGTCGACGGCCTGGAGGTCCGCGCGGACTCGCCGGAGCAAGCCAGCGGGTACGTCGGGAACTACCGCCCGAAGTACACGGTCCTGCTCGTCCACGGCGGCTCGAACCGGATGAATCGGTTCGCGGTCGAGCAGGACCGCGTGGACGTGCTCGCGCACCCGATGCGTGGCGACGGCGACGTCAATCACGTGCTCGCGAAGGCGGCGGCCGAGCACGGCGTCCGCCTCGAGTTCGACTTCGCGAACGTCCTGCGGGCGACCGGCGGCCGGCGCGTGCAGGCGCTCTCGGACCTGCGGAAGCTCCGCGAGCTCGTGGAGCAGTACGACGCCCCATACGTCGTGAGTGCAGTCGGGACCAGTCACCGGCACCTTCGCGGGCCGCGGGCGCTCGCCGCGGTCGGCGAGACCATCGGGTTCTCGCGCGAACAGATCCATGACGGTCTCCGCGAGTGGGGCCACATCGTCGCGCGAACCCGCGAGGTCCGGCATCCGGACTTCGTCGAACCGGGCGTTCGGCGCGGGCGGTACGCAGACCGGAACGACGGGTCCGACTCGATCGGCGGCGTGGACCGCTAG
- a CDS encoding HD domain-containing protein, whose protein sequence is MKTIKDSVHDHIEVGGVARDLLDTPAVQRLRHIVQLGTSSLVYPSANHTRFEHSLGVYHLACEALEHLGVEGRNAKRVKAAALLHDVGHGPFSHNLEPLTHRRTGKYHDDVHELFERGEVGAVLKSHDLSPARVADLVAGDGKYGQIVSGELDVDRMDYLVRDAHHTGVPYGTIDHGRLVRELTFDADDDLVLDEGNVQTAESLLVARALMIPTVYNHHVTRISKTMLRRAAERLLESTDVDAEALRRMDDPGFLVALRNESETAEFARRFDERDLHKRALWAELEETPASLLELDHADVRGYELEIAERTGVDETDVVLDVPGEPSMTESSTRVLVNGEARVLHEQSPLVDALRAANRAQWRLGVYAPAGKTDAVGSAAADVLGLDLDGALVTEVRTGLQETLGSFGGGGS, encoded by the coding sequence ATGAAGACGATCAAGGACAGCGTGCACGACCACATCGAGGTCGGTGGCGTCGCGCGCGACCTCCTGGACACGCCGGCGGTCCAGCGGCTCCGCCATATCGTCCAGCTCGGGACGTCGTCGCTCGTGTATCCGAGCGCGAACCACACGCGCTTCGAGCACAGCCTCGGCGTGTACCACCTGGCGTGCGAGGCGCTCGAGCACCTCGGCGTCGAGGGCCGGAACGCCAAGCGCGTGAAGGCGGCGGCGCTCCTGCACGACGTCGGGCACGGGCCGTTCAGTCACAACCTCGAACCGCTCACGCATCGACGGACGGGGAAGTACCACGACGACGTCCACGAGCTGTTCGAGCGCGGCGAGGTCGGCGCGGTCCTGAAGTCCCACGACCTGTCGCCGGCTCGCGTCGCGGACCTCGTCGCGGGCGACGGGAAGTACGGCCAGATCGTCTCCGGCGAACTCGACGTCGACCGGATGGACTACCTCGTCCGGGACGCCCATCACACGGGCGTGCCGTACGGGACTATCGACCACGGGCGGCTCGTTCGCGAGTTGACGTTCGACGCGGACGACGACCTCGTGCTCGACGAGGGGAACGTCCAGACTGCGGAGAGCCTGCTCGTGGCGCGAGCGTTGATGATCCCGACGGTGTACAACCATCACGTGACGCGGATCTCGAAGACGATGCTGCGGCGGGCCGCCGAACGGTTGCTGGAGTCGACGGACGTGGACGCCGAAGCGCTCCGCCGGATGGACGACCCGGGGTTCCTCGTCGCGCTCCGGAACGAATCCGAGACTGCCGAGTTCGCGCGCCGGTTCGACGAGCGCGACCTCCACAAGCGCGCGCTCTGGGCGGAACTCGAGGAGACGCCCGCGAGCTTGCTCGAACTCGATCACGCGGACGTCCGCGGGTACGAACTCGAAATTGCGGAGCGTACGGGTGTGGACGAGACGGACGTCGTCCTCGACGTTCCCGGCGAGCCGTCGATGACGGAGTCGTCGACGCGCGTGCTCGTGAACGGCGAGGCGCGAGTGCTCCACGAGCAGTCGCCGCTCGTGGACGCGCTCCGGGCGGCGAACCGCGCGCAGTGGCGCCTCGGCGTGTACGCGCCCGCCGGTAAGACGGACGCGGTCGGGTCGGCGGCGGCGGACGTCCTCGGCCTCGACCTCGACGGCGCGCTCGTGACGGAGGTCCGCACCGGGTTGCAGGAGACGCTCGGGTCGTTCGGTGGTGGTGGGTCGTGA
- a CDS encoding DJ-1/PfpI family protein, with protein MPRALFFVSEDGYWAEECVEPLTTLKDAGVDVDVTTPTGNPPVVDERSIDPEEVGEDTAEHVVDVHENDPDLNDPEPFAAVDASEYDAVVFPGGHGTVWDVNQDRSARKALREAVAGEDGLALVVCHAVGILAFTRTDDGSFLVDGRDVTGFPNAWEDDIVDDDDRMPDGRKLPYWVEDEVVAAGGNWDAELDADASVTVDGDLVTARGPGSSSEAADVLRSELED; from the coding sequence ATGCCACGAGCACTGTTCTTCGTCAGCGAGGACGGTTACTGGGCCGAGGAGTGCGTCGAACCACTCACCACGCTCAAGGACGCCGGAGTCGACGTCGACGTGACGACGCCCACCGGGAACCCGCCGGTCGTCGACGAACGCTCGATAGACCCCGAGGAGGTCGGCGAGGATACCGCCGAGCACGTCGTCGACGTCCACGAGAACGACCCCGACCTGAACGACCCCGAGCCATTCGCTGCGGTCGACGCGAGCGAGTACGACGCCGTCGTCTTCCCCGGCGGTCACGGCACCGTCTGGGACGTCAATCAGGACCGGAGCGCGCGCAAGGCACTCCGCGAGGCGGTCGCGGGCGAGGACGGCCTCGCGCTCGTCGTCTGCCACGCCGTCGGCATCCTCGCATTTACGCGAACGGACGACGGTTCGTTCCTCGTCGACGGCCGCGACGTCACGGGCTTCCCGAACGCGTGGGAGGACGACATCGTCGACGACGACGACCGGATGCCCGACGGCCGTAAACTCCCCTACTGGGTCGAGGACGAGGTCGTCGCCGCCGGCGGGAACTGGGACGCCGAACTCGATGCTGACGCGAGCGTCACCGTCGACGGCGACCTCGTCACGGCGCGCGGCCCCGGCTCCTCGTCCGAGGCCGCCGACGTGCTGCGTTCCGAACTTGAGGACTGA
- a CDS encoding ribosome assembly factor SBDS, translating into MISLDEAVTARLESHGTRFEVLVDPDAALEIKRGEFDGDLEDVIAAEDVYENASRGDRPAEADLEEVFGTTDPMEIIPEVIERGEIQITAEQRREMQEQKHKQLVNQIARNAVNPQMDDAPHPPDRIESALEEAGFQVDPMEPVESQVDDALEQLRPIIPIRFDEVTVAVKVPADYAGSAQAKIRQYGDLSEEEWTNDGGWVGVLTFPAGMQNDFYDMVNDVTSGQAETQIVKDEDDIKTR; encoded by the coding sequence ATGATTTCACTGGACGAAGCGGTGACGGCGCGACTGGAGTCCCACGGCACGCGGTTCGAGGTCCTCGTGGACCCGGACGCGGCCCTGGAGATCAAGCGCGGCGAGTTCGACGGCGACCTCGAGGACGTCATCGCGGCGGAGGACGTCTACGAGAACGCGAGCCGCGGCGACCGGCCCGCAGAGGCGGACCTGGAGGAGGTGTTCGGGACGACGGACCCGATGGAGATCATCCCGGAAGTCATCGAGCGCGGCGAGATCCAGATCACGGCCGAGCAGCGCCGCGAGATGCAGGAACAGAAGCACAAGCAGCTCGTGAACCAGATCGCGCGGAACGCGGTGAACCCCCAGATGGACGACGCGCCGCATCCGCCGGACCGCATCGAGAGCGCGCTCGAGGAGGCGGGGTTCCAGGTCGACCCGATGGAGCCCGTGGAGAGTCAGGTCGACGACGCGCTCGAGCAGCTCCGCCCGATCATCCCGATCCGGTTCGACGAAGTGACGGTCGCGGTGAAGGTGCCCGCCGACTACGCGGGGAGCGCGCAGGCGAAGATCCGCCAGTACGGCGACCTCTCCGAGGAGGAGTGGACGAACGACGGCGGGTGGGTGGGCGTCCTGACGTTCCCGGCGGGGATGCAGAACGACTTCTACGACATGGTGAACGACGTCACGAGCGGGCAGGCCGAGACCCAGATCGTGAAGGACGAGGACGACATCAAGACGCGCTAG
- a CDS encoding FUN14 domain-containing protein translates to MDPIALQLQIDPKQLGIEFGTGGVIGGIIGFAAKKIAKIIAVIVGLELALFKFLESRGILTVDWEKLSNGFLQASQDAASGAPPSWVQTILSTLSIGAGFTGGFLLGFRKG, encoded by the coding sequence ATGGACCCAATCGCCCTGCAACTGCAAATAGACCCCAAGCAACTGGGCATCGAATTCGGGACCGGTGGCGTCATCGGTGGCATCATCGGGTTCGCCGCGAAGAAGATCGCGAAGATCATCGCCGTCATCGTCGGCCTCGAACTGGCGCTGTTCAAGTTCCTCGAATCCCGCGGCATCCTCACCGTGGACTGGGAGAAGCTGTCGAACGGCTTCCTGCAAGCGAGTCAGGACGCTGCCTCGGGCGCCCCGCCGTCGTGGGTCCAGACCATCCTCTCCACGCTCTCCATCGGCGCGGGCTTCACCGGTGGGTTCCTGCTCGGCTTCCGGAAGGGATAA